One segment of Gadus chalcogrammus isolate NIFS_2021 chromosome 8, NIFS_Gcha_1.0, whole genome shotgun sequence DNA contains the following:
- the fcer1gl gene encoding Fc receptor, IgE, high affinity I, gamma polypeptide like → MTTMMRGSLLAVLLMVNLSCVDAFDDMKVCYVLDAILIAYSIVLTVLYIRLKLYPATPPQDHPEKSDAAGIYSGLTPHISDTYETIRVEKKAQM, encoded by the exons ATGACGACCATGATGCGAGGGTCTCTCCTGGCCGTCCTTCTGATGGTCAACCTAAGCTGCGTGG acGCCTTCGATGACATGAAGGTGTGCTACGTGCTGGACGCTATTCTGATCGCTTACAGCATCGTTCTGACGGTCCTCTACATTAGGCTCAAG CTCTATCCCGCTACTCCACCTCAAGATCATCCTGAG AAAAGTGATGCAGCAGGGATATATTCA GGCCTGACCCCTCATATTTCAGACACCTACGAGACCATCAGGGTGGAGAAGAAAGCTCAGATGTGA